Proteins from a single region of Chryseobacterium sp. T16E-39:
- the namA gene encoding NADPH dehydrogenase NamA, whose product MLYTPIQFRNVELENRWVMSPMCMYSCENGLANAFHFVHYGSRSQGGTGLIMVEATGVEPRGRITNKCMGIWNDEQAGNLQKIVEFVHSNSESKIGIQLAHAGRKGSTWNNIQISIEEGWETVAPSPIPYHPTERIPHVLTVEEIKEQVQNFKNAARRAVAAGFDIIEIHGAHGYLIHQFLSPLSNIRTDEYGGSFENRIRFLLEIVDVVNEEINENVALFVRISGTEYAENGWDVNNSVELAKVLKEHKVDLIDVSSGGNIHGAKISVFDGYQVPYSSRVRNEADVKTGAVGLITKVEQAQQILQKGDADLIFVAREILRNPYIAVQGSFEMEENCFFPHQYLRAKISS is encoded by the coding sequence ATGCTATATACGCCGATACAATTTAGAAATGTAGAACTGGAAAATCGTTGGGTAATGTCTCCTATGTGTATGTATTCATGCGAAAACGGATTGGCGAATGCCTTTCATTTTGTGCATTACGGAAGCAGATCTCAGGGAGGGACTGGATTAATAATGGTCGAAGCAACCGGCGTGGAACCACGGGGAAGAATTACCAATAAATGTATGGGGATCTGGAATGATGAACAGGCAGGAAATCTTCAGAAAATTGTAGAGTTTGTTCATTCTAATTCAGAAAGTAAAATAGGAATACAATTGGCACATGCCGGAAGAAAGGGATCAACCTGGAATAATATCCAGATTTCGATTGAAGAGGGGTGGGAAACGGTAGCTCCTAGTCCGATTCCATATCATCCTACTGAGAGGATTCCACATGTTTTAACCGTTGAGGAAATTAAAGAGCAGGTTCAGAACTTTAAAAATGCAGCAAGAAGAGCTGTGGCAGCAGGATTTGATATTATTGAGATTCATGGAGCTCATGGTTATTTAATTCATCAGTTTTTATCCCCACTTTCCAACATCAGAACGGATGAATATGGAGGGAGCTTTGAAAACAGGATTAGATTTTTGTTGGAAATAGTGGATGTTGTCAATGAAGAAATCAATGAAAATGTGGCGTTATTTGTGAGGATATCGGGAACTGAATATGCTGAAAATGGATGGGATGTAAATAACAGCGTAGAATTAGCAAAAGTATTAAAAGAACATAAAGTAGATTTAATTGATGTTTCAAGTGGAGGTAATATCCATGGGGCAAAAATTTCTGTTTTTGATGGTTATCAGGTACCTTATTCTTCCAGAGTAAGAAATGAGGCAGATGTGAAAACGGGAGCGGTAGGTTTAATCACGAAAGTGGAGCAGGCACAACAAATTTTGCAAAAGGGAGATGCTGATTTGATCTTTGTTGCCAGGGAAATTTTGAGAAATCCCTATATTGCTGTTCAGGGATCGTTTGAGATGGAAGAAAATTGTTTTTTTCCACATCAATATCTGAGAGCTAAAATTTCTTCTTAA
- a CDS encoding cytidine deaminase has protein sequence MKKDIQIGYEYFKNSSELNDIEKKLFERAKLARENAYAPYSQFLVGCSVLLENGEIFSGNNQENAAFPSGLCAERTTLFWVGANFPDQKIKKIFIVGGPKEFSEKNPPIPPCGACRQSLIEYETKQKENIDLYFSSMNDEVVKVSSIKDLLPFYFDATFL, from the coding sequence ATGAAAAAAGACATACAGATCGGCTACGAATACTTTAAAAATAGTAGTGAACTGAACGATATAGAAAAAAAACTTTTCGAAAGAGCAAAACTAGCTCGTGAAAATGCCTATGCTCCTTACTCTCAATTCTTAGTTGGTTGCTCTGTATTACTCGAAAACGGTGAAATATTTTCCGGAAACAATCAGGAAAATGCGGCTTTTCCTTCAGGCCTTTGTGCTGAGAGAACAACTTTATTCTGGGTAGGCGCTAATTTTCCAGATCAAAAGATTAAAAAGATTTTTATTGTCGGGGGTCCAAAAGAATTTTCTGAAAAAAATCCACCTATACCTCCATGTGGAGCATGCAGACAAAGCTTAATCGAATACGAAACAAAACAGAAGGAAAATATCGATCTTTATTTTTCAAGTATGAATGATGAAGTGGTTAAGGTAAGTTCGATTAAAGATCTTTTACCTTTTTATTTTGATGCAACGTTTTTGTAG
- a CDS encoding TonB-dependent receptor plug domain-containing protein codes for MKKTLVLLLSSSAYFLCLGQEKAIDTVYIFDNQMKKVKLFHKVNTITPQDVEKNSTNLSELLRFQSPVYIKENGRGAVSSPSFRGTTAQQTAFVWNGININSNFLGQGDVNNIPLFGYDHLEVKAGGGSVIYGSGAIGGSIHLNNSLDFNNGFKASLYSEAGSFNTFTNFGQASYSNDKFSFKVSGNHSISQNDYEVEEKNYLNRNGKYYNSTFNVGASYKIAQHQTISWQSQFFDSAQNYPIFVENGNRTKYETQSIRSLISWDINKNKFSNSLKAAYTEENFQYFGNYNAPKTSGSSGKNYIFKNDFNYFIVPKLNINVITEFQVNKGEGYQPYIQGVKAEGIGDVSRNVGSVAGLLRYFPTKDLRFEAGVKKDFVQDISSPLLYSFSGKWNALQWYSVGINVSRNFRFPTFNDLYWNPGGNPDLKPENSYQMDMDHEFKLGEFKLMVSPYYLNISDDIVWLPTAAGYWSPVNIGKVQSYGLESQISFEKQFREHHFRFNLGYTLSKSINKATEKQMMYVPLHKVFGNFDYQYKFIKFYVQGMFNGLTYTTTDEKREDALDPYFVLNTGISATLLKKYTLGFKINNLTNTVYETVSYYPMPKRNYSISATINF; via the coding sequence ATGAAGAAAACTTTAGTACTGCTTTTATCGTCATCTGCCTATTTTCTCTGTCTTGGACAGGAGAAAGCAATTGACACGGTTTATATTTTTGATAACCAGATGAAAAAAGTAAAGCTTTTTCATAAGGTAAATACCATCACACCTCAGGATGTAGAGAAAAACTCAACCAATCTTTCAGAACTTTTACGTTTCCAATCTCCGGTTTATATTAAAGAAAATGGCCGTGGTGCCGTTTCATCCCCTTCTTTCAGAGGAACAACAGCACAACAAACTGCTTTTGTATGGAATGGAATTAATATCAATTCAAATTTTCTTGGGCAGGGAGATGTTAATAATATACCTTTATTTGGATATGACCACTTAGAAGTGAAAGCTGGTGGCGGAAGTGTTATTTATGGAAGTGGAGCTATTGGAGGTAGTATTCACCTTAATAATAGTCTGGATTTTAATAATGGTTTTAAAGCTTCTTTGTATTCTGAGGCAGGCTCTTTCAATACCTTTACTAATTTTGGACAGGCTTCTTACAGTAATGATAAATTTAGTTTCAAAGTTTCAGGAAATCATTCGATCAGTCAGAATGATTATGAAGTAGAAGAGAAAAACTACCTGAACAGAAATGGCAAATATTATAATTCGACTTTTAATGTCGGAGCCTCTTATAAAATAGCTCAACATCAGACTATTTCATGGCAAAGTCAATTTTTTGATTCTGCACAAAACTATCCTATTTTTGTAGAAAACGGGAATAGGACAAAATATGAAACACAAAGCATCAGAAGTCTAATTTCCTGGGATATTAATAAGAATAAATTTTCAAATAGCTTAAAAGCAGCTTATACAGAGGAAAATTTTCAATATTTTGGCAACTATAACGCTCCAAAAACAAGTGGATCATCTGGGAAAAATTATATTTTCAAAAATGATTTCAATTATTTTATCGTCCCCAAATTAAACATCAACGTGATCACTGAGTTTCAGGTGAACAAAGGTGAAGGCTATCAGCCATATATTCAGGGTGTGAAAGCAGAAGGCATTGGAGATGTAAGCAGAAATGTAGGATCTGTAGCAGGATTGTTACGTTATTTCCCAACCAAAGATCTAAGATTTGAGGCTGGTGTTAAAAAAGATTTTGTTCAGGATATCAGTTCACCTTTACTTTATTCATTTTCTGGAAAATGGAACGCTTTACAATGGTATAGTGTAGGAATAAATGTATCAAGAAATTTCAGATTTCCTACTTTTAATGACCTCTATTGGAATCCTGGAGGAAACCCTGATTTAAAACCAGAAAATTCTTACCAAATGGATATGGATCATGAATTTAAATTGGGTGAGTTTAAATTAATGGTAAGTCCTTATTATCTGAATATTTCAGATGATATTGTATGGCTTCCTACAGCGGCCGGATATTGGTCACCTGTTAATATAGGAAAAGTTCAATCTTATGGTTTAGAATCACAAATTTCCTTTGAAAAACAATTTAGAGAACACCATTTCAGATTTAATTTGGGATACACATTATCAAAATCTATCAATAAGGCAACCGAGAAACAAATGATGTATGTTCCACTTCATAAGGTTTTTGGGAACTTCGATTATCAGTATAAATTCATAAAATTCTATGTTCAGGGAATGTTCAATGGCTTGACTTATACAACAACCGATGAAAAAAGAGAAGATGCCTTAGATCCTTATTTTGTTTTAAATACAGGAATATCAGCAACGCTTTTAAAAAAATATACCTTAGGGTTTAAAATAAATAACTTAACCAATACTGTTTACGAGACCGTTTCTTATTATCCGATGCCAAAAAGAAACTACAGTATTTCAGCAACTATAAATTTCTAA
- a CDS encoding YncE family protein, with product MKITRLLQLLFATVLLFNISCSNDSDSSLPVITYENGYLIANEGNFGKPNAEVTFVSRDLTFSQNSIFSKNNGSQLGDVLQAVAFNGDKAYLLLNNSNKIQVVNRYTFKSAGEVTNQIDNPRYVAVTNNNVYVTNDKYNGAKYVSIYKSSDLSFVKKITFTEAVERIVEAGGNIFVQNASFGFGNKITYINTSTNEVQSAITLPNGNINKTISYNGNVYVIASGTADSYIYQISNTGNITKTTTLTGISNATNLQIDGGKYFFSSANKVYSMNMTSNVTPTTPIITAVDGGQYYTLYGFSVVDGKIFTSDVKNFTEDSEITVYTTTGSKIKSFTTGKGSNGVYLN from the coding sequence ATGAAAATAACTAGACTTTTACAACTATTATTTGCTACGGTATTACTATTTAATATTTCGTGTAGCAACGACAGTGATAGCAGCCTACCGGTAATTACCTATGAAAATGGATATTTAATTGCCAATGAAGGGAATTTCGGCAAGCCTAATGCAGAAGTAACTTTTGTTTCAAGAGATTTAACTTTCAGTCAAAACAGTATTTTTTCAAAAAACAATGGATCTCAATTGGGAGATGTTTTACAGGCTGTAGCCTTTAATGGCGATAAAGCTTATCTTTTGTTAAACAACTCCAATAAAATTCAGGTAGTTAACCGTTACACATTCAAAAGCGCTGGCGAAGTTACCAATCAAATTGACAACCCTCGCTATGTTGCTGTTACGAATAACAATGTTTATGTAACTAATGATAAATATAACGGGGCAAAATATGTAAGTATCTATAAAAGTTCGGATTTGTCGTTCGTTAAAAAAATTACGTTCACTGAAGCTGTTGAAAGAATTGTTGAAGCTGGAGGAAATATCTTTGTTCAAAATGCAAGCTTCGGTTTTGGAAACAAAATTACTTACATCAACACTTCAACCAACGAAGTACAATCTGCAATTACATTACCCAACGGAAATATCAACAAAACTATTTCTTATAACGGAAATGTTTACGTCATTGCTTCAGGAACTGCTGATTCTTACATTTATCAGATTTCAAATACTGGAAATATTACTAAAACAACTACATTAACAGGTATTTCCAACGCCACCAATCTACAGATAGATGGTGGAAAGTATTTCTTCTCTTCTGCAAATAAAGTTTATTCAATGAATATGACTTCTAACGTCACTCCTACTACTCCAATTATCACTGCTGTAGATGGTGGACAATACTATACACTATATGGATTTAGCGTTGTAGATGGAAAAATATTCACATCAGACGTTAAAAACTTTACAGAAGACAGTGAAATTACAGTGTATACAACTACAGGATCTAAAATCAAATCTTTTACAACCGGTAAAGGTTCTAATGGTGTGTATCTGAATTAA
- a CDS encoding CCA tRNA nucleotidyltransferase, whose amino-acid sequence MFINLNQNKNLKLFKIISEVASRNNQSVYIVGGYVRDLLMKRKASTDIDFVTEQSGIELAQSVAGEIDPKLKVSIFKTYGTAMIKYKDLELEFVGARKESYTENSRKPEVEGGTLEDDQKRRDFTINAMAISLNKDNFGELIDPFNGMDDLEKKILRTPLEPAQTYSDDPLRMMRAVRFASTLQFTIEENSLLAISQEVERIKIVSMERIMVEFNKIMLSEKPSIGLSLLERTGLLKYIIPELIELKGVEEVEGQTHKDNFYHTLEVVDNISLNTDKLWLRWAALLHDIGKAPTKKFVEGTGWTFHGHEFLGSKMAKVLFQRLKLPLGPDMKYVQKMVKLSSRPIALITDDASDSALRRLLFDAGEDMEDLFTLCKADITTKNSKKQDKFKRNFEYVAVKIKEVEEKDQVRNFQPPISGEEIMEMFDLKPGREIGILKEKVKEAILEGEIQNDHEEAKKYVIAEAEKLGLEVKI is encoded by the coding sequence ATGTTCATTAATCTCAATCAAAATAAAAATCTAAAGCTTTTCAAAATCATTTCGGAAGTTGCATCCAGAAATAACCAGTCAGTATATATTGTTGGTGGATATGTTCGGGATTTATTGATGAAGCGAAAAGCCTCTACAGATATTGATTTTGTTACTGAGCAAAGTGGAATTGAATTGGCACAAAGTGTTGCAGGAGAAATTGATCCTAAATTAAAAGTTTCCATTTTTAAAACTTATGGAACAGCAATGATCAAATATAAAGATCTTGAGCTTGAATTTGTGGGAGCAAGAAAAGAAAGCTACACTGAAAATAGTCGAAAACCTGAAGTAGAAGGTGGAACATTGGAAGACGATCAGAAAAGAAGAGACTTCACCATCAATGCAATGGCTATTTCTTTAAACAAAGATAATTTTGGTGAACTCATTGATCCATTCAACGGGATGGATGATTTAGAGAAAAAGATCTTAAGGACTCCTCTAGAGCCTGCACAGACCTATTCTGATGATCCTTTGAGAATGATGCGGGCAGTTCGTTTTGCATCTACCTTACAGTTTACGATAGAGGAAAATTCTTTATTGGCGATTAGTCAGGAAGTAGAAAGGATTAAAATTGTTTCTATGGAGAGAATTATGGTAGAATTTAATAAGATTATGCTTTCTGAAAAACCTTCTATAGGATTAAGCTTATTGGAGCGGACAGGTCTTTTGAAATACATCATTCCAGAGTTGATAGAGTTAAAAGGGGTAGAAGAAGTAGAAGGTCAAACCCATAAAGATAATTTTTACCATACTTTAGAAGTAGTGGATAACATCTCTCTTAATACAGATAAGCTTTGGTTACGTTGGGCTGCTTTACTTCATGATATTGGAAAAGCTCCAACAAAAAAGTTTGTCGAGGGAACAGGATGGACTTTCCATGGACATGAATTTTTAGGTTCAAAGATGGCCAAAGTACTTTTCCAAAGACTTAAATTACCTTTAGGACCGGATATGAAATATGTACAGAAAATGGTGAAACTTTCATCCCGTCCGATTGCATTGATCACTGATGATGCATCTGATTCTGCATTGAGAAGGCTGCTGTTCGACGCTGGTGAAGATATGGAGGATCTATTTACACTTTGTAAAGCTGATATAACAACGAAAAATTCTAAAAAGCAAGATAAATTCAAACGTAATTTTGAATATGTTGCTGTAAAAATAAAGGAAGTTGAAGAGAAAGATCAGGTAAGGAATTTTCAACCTCCTATTTCCGGAGAAGAAATCATGGAAATGTTTGATCTGAAGCCTGGGCGAGAGATTGGAATTTTAAAAGAAAAAGTAAAAGAAGCGATTCTGGAGGGAGAAATCCAGAACGATCATGAAGAAGCAAAAAAATACGTCATTGCCGAAGCTGAAAAGTTGGGATTAGAAGTTAAGATTTAA
- a CDS encoding L-threonylcarbamoyladenylate synthase, whose translation MENIINILKSGGTILYPTDTIWGIGCDATNVEAINKIFDIKKREKNKSMIILVESEKRLQDLVDVPEMAWEIIDISEKPVTLVYENPRGLPKELLAEDGSVGIRLVKNDFCKKLITKLNRPLVSTSANFSGDKSPLKFSDISSEIIDLVDYAVEEDREKVSKYSGSSVIKIWSDNRIKVLRE comes from the coding sequence ATGGAAAACATTATCAACATATTAAAATCCGGTGGAACCATCCTCTATCCTACAGATACGATCTGGGGAATTGGTTGCGATGCGACTAATGTAGAAGCGATCAACAAGATCTTTGACATTAAAAAACGTGAAAAGAACAAATCCATGATCATTTTAGTGGAGTCTGAAAAAAGGCTTCAGGATTTGGTTGACGTGCCTGAGATGGCATGGGAAATTATTGATATCAGTGAGAAACCGGTAACTCTTGTGTATGAAAATCCGAGAGGATTGCCTAAAGAATTATTGGCAGAAGATGGAAGTGTGGGGATTCGTCTGGTGAAAAATGATTTCTGTAAAAAACTCATTACAAAACTAAACAGGCCATTAGTCTCTACTTCAGCTAATTTTAGCGGAGATAAAAGCCCATTGAAATTTTCTGATATCTCTTCAGAAATTATTGATCTGGTTGATTATGCTGTGGAAGAAGACAGAGAAAAAGTTTCCAAATATTCAGGATCTTCGGTGATCAAAATATGGAGTGATAACAGAATAAAGGTTCTTAGGGAATAG
- the tnpA gene encoding IS200/IS605 family transposase yields MSFIKIYIHLVFSTRNRLPYLNTPHLRVKIWKHIKDYATEKGIYLDMINGYSDHCHCLISLGSGQNIEKIVQLIKGESSYWINKNQLIKDKFGWQDEYFAISVSESMIPAVRNYIRNQEKHHQTKTFAKEYQEFIEKYNFKM; encoded by the coding sequence ATGTCATTTATCAAAATTTACATCCATCTTGTATTCTCTACAAGAAACAGATTACCTTATCTAAACACTCCACATTTAAGAGTGAAAATATGGAAACACATAAAAGATTACGCAACTGAAAAAGGAATTTATCTGGATATGATAAATGGATATTCGGATCATTGTCATTGTTTAATTTCTTTAGGATCCGGGCAAAATATCGAGAAAATTGTACAATTAATAAAAGGAGAATCTTCTTATTGGATTAATAAAAATCAATTGATTAAAGATAAATTTGGCTGGCAGGATGAATATTTTGCGATCTCTGTTTCTGAATCAATGATCCCTGCTGTTAGAAATTATATTAGAAATCAGGAAAAACATCATCAGACGAAAACCTTTGCAAAAGAATATCAGGAATTTATCGAGAAATATAATTTCAAGATGTAA
- a CDS encoding DinB family protein, whose translation MTEFQKYIQRYLDLVPSGNLSEEMNRSGEKTIDIYSNLTEEQSHFAYAEGKWTLKEVLLHLSDTERVFQYRMLAFARGEQAALPGFDENDYANNSFANERNLPSLLEEYKAVRKSSQILLEGLNPSAFANIGTASGNEISVETIGKLIVGHNYHHLNIIEERYLPKLQK comes from the coding sequence ATGACTGAATTTCAGAAATATATTCAACGATATTTAGACCTTGTTCCTTCCGGAAATTTGTCGGAAGAAATGAACAGATCTGGAGAAAAAACAATTGATATTTATTCAAACCTTACAGAGGAACAATCTCATTTTGCTTACGCAGAAGGTAAATGGACACTAAAAGAAGTGTTATTACATTTATCAGATACAGAAAGAGTGTTCCAATACAGAATGCTTGCTTTTGCAAGAGGAGAGCAGGCTGCATTGCCTGGATTTGATGAAAATGATTATGCTAATAATTCTTTTGCTAACGAAAGGAACCTACCATCCCTATTAGAAGAGTACAAAGCAGTAAGGAAATCATCTCAAATATTATTGGAAGGTCTTAACCCAAGTGCTTTTGCTAACATAGGGACAGCCAGCGGTAATGAAATTTCTGTTGAAACGATTGGGAAACTCATCGTTGGACACAATTATCATCATTTGAATATTATTGAAGAAAGGTATTTGCCTAAACTACAAAAATAA
- a CDS encoding GNAT family N-acetyltransferase, giving the protein MKNTRKASISDLEQLSDLFDQYRVFYHKESDIPAAQNFLKARIENKDSEIFVAEENGQLIGFVQLYPIFSSTRMQRYWLLNDLYVNDQYRGKGYSKQLIEEAKELCKSSKACGVLLETGKSNDVGNQLYPACGFELYNSVNFYEWTNPE; this is encoded by the coding sequence ATGAAAAATACAAGAAAGGCCAGTATTTCAGATCTTGAGCAATTGTCTGATCTGTTTGATCAATACAGAGTTTTTTACCATAAGGAATCTGATATTCCTGCTGCCCAAAACTTTTTAAAAGCGAGAATAGAGAATAAAGATTCTGAAATTTTTGTTGCTGAAGAGAATGGACAATTAATAGGCTTTGTTCAATTGTATCCAATATTTTCATCGACGAGAATGCAGCGTTATTGGTTACTCAATGATCTTTATGTGAATGATCAATACAGAGGAAAAGGATATTCAAAACAATTAATAGAAGAAGCTAAAGAGCTTTGTAAGTCTTCAAAAGCTTGTGGGGTTTTATTGGAAACAGGAAAAAGCAATGATGTCGGAAATCAATTATATCCGGCTTGTGGCTTTGAACTGTATAATTCTGTCAATTTCTATGAATGGACAAATCCTGAATAA
- a CDS encoding nuclear transport factor 2 family protein, protein MRKIQLVILFSLLNSFLFAQVKTTDELYKTAKKLDSLIFDIGFNQCDLSHYNSIISNDLEFYHDKGGITAGKEAFIASIKNNICGGPNKVKRELVPNTMQVYPLYNNNVLYAFIQEGEHEFSELFKGKWNKGSRAKFTILWILEGKDWKMKRVLSYDHHL, encoded by the coding sequence ATGAGAAAGATCCAATTAGTAATTTTATTCAGCTTATTGAACTCGTTTCTTTTTGCGCAGGTTAAAACAACCGATGAGCTGTATAAAACTGCCAAAAAGCTGGACAGCCTGATATTCGATATTGGATTTAATCAATGTGATCTTTCTCATTATAATTCTATAATAAGTAACGATCTTGAATTTTATCACGATAAAGGAGGGATCACTGCTGGAAAGGAAGCTTTTATCGCTTCTATAAAAAATAATATTTGCGGCGGACCGAATAAGGTCAAACGTGAACTTGTTCCAAACACCATGCAGGTATATCCTCTGTACAATAATAATGTTTTGTACGCTTTTATTCAGGAAGGCGAACATGAATTTTCTGAGCTTTTTAAAGGGAAATGGAATAAAGGCAGCCGCGCAAAATTTACCATTTTATGGATTTTAGAAGGTAAAGATTGGAAAATGAAAAGAGTTCTAAGTTACGACCATCACTTATAG
- a CDS encoding cystathionine gamma-synthase — protein sequence MNFNTKVIHGGQHHESATGSVNVPVFLTSTFAQKSPGVHSGYEYSRAANPTRQALEDSLASIENGARGLAFGSGLAAIDCVLKLLNPGDEVIAVDDLYGGTYRMFTRLFEKYQLKFTFVNFDDVSKIADVITDKTKLIWVETPTNPLMKLVDIKAVVEIAKGKDILVAVDNTFATPYIQRPIDLGADIVMHSATKYLGGHSDVIAGALIAKDAELGEKLHFIQFASGGILGPHDSYLVLRGIKTLALRMQRHSDNGLAVAKYLESHPAVDKVIYPGLSSHPQYDLAKSQMKEAGGMVSFTFKSGKKEDAIKFLERVKVFTLAESLGGVESLANHPALMTHASIPAEKRAELGITDDLVRLSVGIEDAEDLIADLERAFS from the coding sequence ATGAATTTTAATACAAAAGTTATACACGGTGGTCAACACCATGAATCTGCAACAGGTTCTGTAAATGTTCCTGTATTTTTAACTTCTACTTTTGCACAAAAAAGTCCCGGAGTACATTCCGGTTACGAATATTCAAGAGCTGCAAACCCGACAAGACAGGCTTTGGAAGACTCTTTAGCGAGCATTGAAAATGGGGCAAGAGGTCTTGCTTTCGGTTCAGGTCTTGCTGCCATCGACTGTGTTTTAAAATTACTGAATCCAGGTGATGAGGTTATTGCAGTTGATGATTTATATGGTGGAACTTACAGAATGTTTACAAGGCTTTTTGAAAAATATCAGCTGAAGTTTACTTTCGTAAATTTTGATGATGTTTCTAAAATTGCAGATGTTATAACAGATAAAACAAAGCTGATCTGGGTGGAGACGCCTACAAATCCTTTGATGAAGCTGGTGGATATCAAAGCAGTTGTAGAGATTGCTAAAGGAAAAGATATTTTAGTTGCTGTAGATAATACTTTTGCAACCCCTTATATTCAAAGACCGATAGATTTAGGAGCTGATATTGTAATGCACTCTGCAACAAAGTATTTAGGTGGCCATTCTGATGTTATTGCAGGAGCGCTTATTGCCAAAGATGCTGAATTAGGAGAAAAACTACATTTCATTCAATTTGCAAGTGGTGGTATTTTAGGACCTCATGATTCTTATTTAGTATTGAGAGGAATTAAAACCCTTGCTCTTAGAATGCAAAGACATTCTGATAATGGTCTTGCTGTAGCTAAATATCTTGAAAGTCATCCTGCTGTTGATAAAGTGATTTATCCGGGATTATCATCTCATCCACAATATGACTTAGCAAAATCCCAGATGAAAGAAGCCGGAGGAATGGTTTCCTTTACTTTCAAATCCGGAAAAAAAGAAGATGCGATCAAATTCTTGGAAAGAGTAAAGGTTTTCACTCTAGCAGAATCTTTAGGTGGAGTGGAGTCTTTAGCCAACCACCCTGCATTAATGACTCACGCTTCTATTCCTGCAGAAAAGAGAGCGGAATTGGGAATCACTGATGATTTGGTTCGTCTAAGTGTTGGAATTGAGGATGCAGAAGACCTTATTGCAGATTTAGAAAGAGCTTTTTCTTAA
- the gldC gene encoding gliding motility protein GldC, producing the protein MRKTQITIDVELDENHIPELITWNAQDGGVEKEETKATMISVWDEKAMEALRIDLWTKEMPVDQMKMFIHQILVSLGNTYQRATGEEDVAQWIEQMAEEFAIKSAIKM; encoded by the coding sequence ATGAGAAAGACTCAGATAACGATAGACGTTGAATTAGATGAAAACCACATTCCTGAATTAATCACATGGAATGCTCAGGATGGAGGTGTTGAAAAGGAGGAAACTAAAGCAACGATGATTTCTGTTTGGGATGAGAAAGCTATGGAAGCTTTAAGAATAGATCTTTGGACGAAAGAAATGCCTGTGGACCAGATGAAAATGTTCATTCACCAGATTTTAGTTTCATTGGGAAATACCTATCAGAGAGCTACGGGAGAAGAGGATGTGGCACAATGGATCGAGCAGATGGCAGAAGAGTTTGCTATAAAGTCCGCAATAAAAATGTAA